Genomic window (Bacillus pumilus):
CTCTAATTCACTAAGCAAAAATTCATGGGCATCATCTAGCATTTTCTTTTCACTTGCATTGAGTGCTTTCTCTTTCTTCATACGCATCAGGTCACGTACCACTTCAGCACCGTCTTGGATGTTACCCGTTTTTATTTTGTTTGTGTTAATTGTATGCCGTTCTTTCCATGTCAGTATTTGCTCTGATTTGCCATGCTGGAAAATGTGTATGACATTCTTTAATGCCAATATATCTGTAACAGGTCTAATACGTGAACCCGACATTTTCCGTGTTGGAATCATCACTTTCATATGACTAATTGACATATTAATCACATAATACTGTTGTTTTTCATCAGAAAACTCTTTTTCTTCTATGGCTTCAATTATACCTGCTCCGTGCATTGGATAAACAATGTTATCACCAATTTGAAACATATCATTCACCTCCATATATTGTATCTACTTTAAGGGTACCACACTTAGACGTAAAATAATCAAATTTTTAATAATAACATGTTTATTTATTTATTGTCAATAAATTTAGTTCTAAAAAAGAGCGATTTTTTTGAAGAAATTTTGGATGTGATGATCCATGATTTTTTGAACATGCCTTCAAGTATCCTCGCTATAAGAAAAACAAAATATCCACCATTAAAAAAGACCAGCCATTGGGCTAGTCTTTCCAAATAGAATCCAATCATAATGTCGAAATATCAATTACAAACCGGTAGCGCACATCGCTTTTCAGCACACGTTCATAAGCTTCATCAACTTGACTTGCGTTGATGACTTCAATTTGTGGTGCTATGTCGTGAGCAGCTGC
Coding sequences:
- a CDS encoding CarD family transcriptional regulator; protein product: MFQIGDNIVYPMHGAGIIEAIEEKEFSDEKQQYYVINMSISHMKVMIPTRKMSGSRIRPVTDILALKNVIHIFQHGKSEQILTWKERHTINTNKIKTGNIQDGAEVVRDLMRMKKEKALNASEKKMLDDAHEFLLSELEVIKGITEKQIKSFC